The following DNA comes from Novosphingobium sp. PP1Y.
GAAGAGTTGAAATAGGATGCCGTTGCCGGCCAGCGTGACAGCCCCTTGCTGGGCGCCGCTGCGCGCGAAGATGAGGATTGCCGCGTTGAGCAGCAGGGTGCGAACGAACAGGTCGCGGTTGAGCGCGAAGAGGCGAAGCAGCGCTTCCCGCCGCCATGTTATCCGGCGTGCGAAGGCGCCCCAGGCTTCGCGCGAGGCGGGCTGACGCAGGACGATGGCCAGCAGAAGCACGAACTTGAGTGCTTCCGAACTCAGCGTGGCCGTCGCGACACCGGTCACGCCCCACTCTGCGACGAGTACGAGCAGCAGATCGAGCGCGATGTGGACAGCGTTGGCGGTTATCTCGACGACGAGGACATGCCGGACAAGGCGTTGCCCGATCAGCCAGCCCACCAACACGCAATTGGCCAGCCAGATCGGACCGGCCCAATAGCGGATTTCGATATAGTCGCTGGCGCCTTCGCGCACCTGTCCTGAAGCCTCGAGAAGATCCAGGCCCAGCGGGATCGCCACGTGCATGGTTGCCAGAAGTACGGCACCGATGCCAAGTGAAACGGCGAGTGCGCGCACGAGCGTCTCTGCCTGTTCGCCGCTGTCGCGCCGGCCCGCGCTCTGCGCCGTCAGCGCGACAGTGCTGGTGCGCAGGAAATTGAAGACGTTGAGCAGCGCCATCATGTACTTCGCGCCGAGCTCTACCGCTCCCTGCGCCGGAGCGTCGCCAAGACGCCCGATCGCCCACATGTCGGCCAGTCCGAAGAGCGCTGTTGCGATGTTGGTCAGCATCGCCGGCAGGGCGATGGTCCAGAGCAGACGCGTTGTGTCTGCTTCAGGTGCGACGGAGGGCGCTGCAATTTTCGTCGTCACGCTAGCCCTTCCAAGTCCTTCTGCCCATGCTGGCGTAATCGTGAGCTGAGTCTAGCACCCCCTGCGTGCCGAATCAGACAACGGTGTCATAAGTCTCGAAACAATGTTCGCAAATGCAGGGGATTTCAGGCATCTTATGCTGCAGTTGCACAATAGGCGATTCGTGTTGTGGCGACAGGACAAGAAAAATGCGCCCGAAGGCGCATGATTCTCTTGTGCTTTTTGATAATTGGCGTTTTACTGCAACTGCGAGAAATTGGCGCGCCGGAGAGTGAATAAACTCTCCCCGGCGCGCTCTCTCCCAACGCCGGTAAGGTCGGTGAGGACCTTTCGCGTTCATATTGCAGAAATTTATATGCCGCGCAAAGGTTGAATTACACAAATTGCTGCGCTGCATCTTCGCCGCAGTCCCCGCTCTGCTTTATGACGAAACGGCACACCGTTCCTTTCATTTCCTTCCGATATCGTTCGACCCGGTCCTTGCAACTTGGCTCAAGGTCCTCTGGCGTTAATCAGTTTGCTCGGGATCGGATGACCATTCGCTTTCCCTTGCGCCGCCCAGGTGGAAATCTCCCGGCGGTAGGGACCAGCGAACGAATCGGCGGCGGAGAAGTAAATGGCGGAGAGGATCGGGCCGGAACTCAGCATGCAGTCTTGCAAGGCAGGCGCAATGCGGACGGCTCGCCAACTGCAAGTGCAGGATTGGCGCAGTACGCTGATTATGCAGGCCAGGTCCGGACGCACCCTTTATCGGCTCGGAATGCAACTGTGCGGGCAATGCGGCACGATTTAGGCAAGCGCATGTCGCTTTTTCGCGGATCGGGCCGGACCTGACGCGGCGAGCCTTTCGGATCGCACATCGGGCATCGCACGTGGCCCGGTGCGATCCGCGACAGTATTCAGATGGCAGCGACCCTTTGAAGCAGGCTTTCGATTTCTCTGGGATGGGCAAGATCCGCACCGGCCCGCAGCACGGCAGCCGAACCCGAGGCGAGACCAAGGCGGAATGCTTCGGTTTCGCTCTGTCCGCTCGCCAGGGCGAAGATCATGCCCGCGACGAAGCTGTCTCCGGCACCGACGGCGCTGGCCGCCTCGATGGTAATGGCCGGTAGGGAAACGGGTCCTTCCTTGCGCGCAAGGATCGCGCCTTCATGCCCCATCGTCACTGCGACGAGATGGGCCTTGCGGGCCTCGACGATGCCCATGGCCGCTTCGCCGATGGCGTCTGCGCCCTCAAGCGTGCGCCCGATGTAGGATTGCAATTCCCCAAGGCTGGGCTTGAGCAAGGCGAGGCCGCCTGCCTCGATCCCTGCAGCGAGCGCTCTGCCCGAGCTGTCGAGGACGATCTTTATTCCACGCGGGCGCAGCAACTCCGAGATCCTGGCATAGAAATCGTCCGGCACGCCCGGTGGGAGCGATCCGCTCAAGACCATGTAATCGCACTGCGCTTCGCCCACCTGTTCGAGGCAGGTGCGCCATTCGCTCTCGGCGATCTGCGGGCCCTTGGGCACGAAGCGGTATTCCTTTCCCGTTTCGTGCTCGAACACGGCCGAGGCGATGCGCGTCGGCCCGGCAATCGGAATCCGGGTGCGCACCAGCTGATGCCGGTCGATCAGGCCGTCGAGCGCCGGCCCGGTGGCACCGCCGGACAGGTAATAGCAGCGCGCGTTCCCGCCGAGCCTGACGAAGACCCGGGCCACGTTGATGCCGCCGCCGCCCGGGGCGTACCGTTCGTTGTCGGTGCGCATCTTGTGCGTATGGCGCATCTGGCCGACGTCATAGGATACGTCGATGGTGGGATTCATCGTCAGCGTGGCGATGCTTTTCATCTCGCGGCCTCCTTGCCTTGCCTGACAGACAAACTCGCGCGGCTACCCTTCGGGTTCCATGCGTTCCGTCAAATCGGCAAGGCAATCAAGGGCGCATGCCCCTGCGTCGGCCCGGTGCAGGGAAGCAATCAGGCCGCGTCGCGTTGTTGGGTGACCGCGAGCGCGTAGGCCGGTTCGGCGCGGCCGAAGAGAAATCCCTGTCCCTGCACGCAGCCTTCGCTGCGCAAGTAGTCGCGTTCGATTTCCCGCTCGATGCCTTCAGCGGCAACCGTCAGCCCGAGGCTGCGGCCAAGACCGATCACGGCGCGGATGACTGCCCGCGAATTGGTTTCTTCGTGCAGGCTGAGCACGAAGGACTTGTCGATCTTGATCTTGGTGAACGGATAATTGAGCAGGTAGCTGAGCGACGAATAGCCGGTCCCGAAATCGTCCAGCGAAATGCCGATGCCGAAGGCGCGCAAGTTGCGGATGATGGCGGCCGGGCGCGGGCCTTTTTCCATCAGCACGGCCTCGGTAATCTCCAGTTCTAGCCGTTCGGCGGGCAGGCCGGAAGCCGACAGGGCGTTGATGACCGTGCTGAGCAGGTTGCCGTTGCGGAACTGCAGTGGCGAGACGTTGACCGAGAGCTTGACGTCATGGGGCCAGCGCATCGCCTCGGTACAGGCGGTCTGCAGCACGAAGCGCCCAACCTGATCGATCAGGCCCATTTCCTCGGCCAGCGGAACGAAGATCTCCGGAGAAACGCAGCCGCGCTCGGCGTGGTTCCAGCGGGCCAGCGCTTCGTAGCATTCGATCGCACCGCTTTCGAGATTGACCAGCGGCTGGTAGAAGACCTCCAGTTCGCCGTTGCGCACGGCTTTGCGGAAGTCCTTCTCCAGCTTGTTCTTTTCCTGCGCGGCATGGTCCATCCGCGCTTCGAAGCTGCGGCAGCTCCCGCGTCTGTCTCCCTTGGCCGCGTAGAGCGCCAGGTCGGCAAAGCGCAGTAGCGTTTCAGGATCGCTGCTGTCGTTTGGCGAACTCGCGAAGCCGACAGTGGCGCCGATGTGGATCATGTTGCCCTTCACGTAGAAGGGTTCGGACAGGGCGGTGATGATCGCGCGGCCGACCAGTTCTGTCTGCGTCTGGCTGGAGCGGCGGAAGATTACCGCGAATTCGTCCCCTCCGATTCGGCACAGCAGTGCATCGGGAGGGATCAGTTCGCGCATGCGCATGGCCGCCTCGGTCAGCAGCAGGTCACCAAACTGGTGGCCATAGGTATCGTTTACGGCCTTGAAGTGATCGAGGTCGACGAGCGCGATCGTTACCGTTTCGCCGCGGCGCGCGCGGTGGAGGGCGTCGCGCAAGTGCTCACGGCAGTGGGCGCGGTTGGCAAGTCCGGTCAACTCGTCGTGACGGGCCATGTGCGCCATGCGCTGTTCGATGCGGCGTCGTTCGGTGACGTCGAAGATCGAGACGATCGTGGCTGCATAGCCTTCCATCTGCGAAAGGCGGGTCGAAATGACCGCTTCCACGGCGTCGCCGTCGCGGCGGACCATCTGCCAGCACTCGTTGGTGTCCGGGCATTCGGCGGCCAACATGGCCTCGGCCTCGGAGCGCGTGGCGGGCGGAAACAGGGCGGCTATCGGCATTCCTGCCATTTCGCTGGTTTCATAGCCGAAGAAGGCGCAGGCGGCTTCGTTCGCCGAGCGGATCTCGCCCCGGTTCACGTCGCAAACCAGGGTGGCGATGGGGTTGCGTTCGAAAAGCAGGCGGAAGGTTTCTTCCTTCTGCTTGAGATCGGTGATGTCGACGCGGATGCCGATGGTTCCGCCATCGCCGGTCTTGCGCTCCTCGATCATGATGCAGCGGCCGTTGGAGAGACGCTGTTCGTGACGAATGCCGGGCTTGTGCATCAGCGAAAGGCGATGTGCGAGCCATTCCTCCTCGCGCCCGGCAGCCTCGGGATAGTCCCCGCGCTCGACGCCGATGCGCAAGGTGTCCTCCAGCTTCACGCCAGGCTCGAGCAGATCCGCAGAGCGCGAATAGATCTCGGCGTACTGGCGATTCCACAGGACGTAACGGCCTTCCGCGTCGAGGAAGACGATCCCCTCCGGCAAGACCTCGATCGCTTCACGCAGCCGTCGTTCCGCAAGCGAAGCCGCCTGCAGCGCATGCTCCAGCGAAGACTGTGCCTGCTCATTGGCAGGCGCGCCGCTTTGCACTTGGTAAACCCCCACAGTCCCTTGCACGACCCCAGTGCCGGGAATGCTATCTGGCAGAGGTTAATTTTCTCATCATAACAAGAGGAAGGCAGGATTTCGTCGGCCCGGTCCGCAGTCTTGCAGCGCAATTGTGCCGGACTTGAGGAATTGCCACGTCATTTGTGCGCAAGTCCCTCAAGACAAAAGAAATGGCCCGTCGCGCAAGAGGCGACGGGCCAAGCTTTCCTCCCCAGGAAAACAAAACGGTGATTCGGCCGGCACTTGCGCGCGCCGCACCTTTGCTGCGTCTCAGCGGCGGGCTGCGCTGCTCAGACGGTGATAGAGGTTCGAGTACTTCGAGGAGATCGGATCGTCCTCATGCGCCCGAAGGTAGAACAGGACCGCTTCCTGAAGCAGCTGGAAGTCCTGGGTCGAAAGCACGGCGCGCGAGCGAGCCGGTTCGCAAGTGGTGGTAGTAGTCATCACTGTACTCCTTTCATGTCGCTCGTGGGTGCGGATGGGCCCGCGAACTCGTTGCTTCACTGCCCTGTGCAGCGAACCTGGGTCCCTTGTGACCGGAGAGGAGGCTTCTCCGGCCACAAGGGAGATCGGGGCGTTCGCCTCAGGCGGCGAACTGATTCATCGTGTTGTGCTCGCCGCCGGCCTTGAGGGCCGCCTCACCGGCGAAGTATTCCTTGTGGTCGTCGCCGATGTCCGAGCCGGCCATGTTCTGGTGCTTGACGCAGGCGATGCCCTGGCGGATTTCCTGGCGCTGCACGCCCTTGACGTAACCGAGCATGCCCGCCTCGCCGAAGTATTCCTTGGCCAGGTTGTCGGTCGACAGGGCCGCGGTGTGGTACGTCGGCAGGGTGATCAGGTGGTGGAAGATGCCCGCCTCGCGCGCCGCGTCCTTCTGGAAGGTGCGGATGCGCTCGTCGGCCTCTGCCGCCAGATCGGTGCCGTCGTAGTCGACGCTCATCAGCTTCGCCCGGTCATAGGCCGAGACGTCGCGTCCTGCCGCGCTCCAGGCGTCGAAGACCTGCTGGCGGAAGTTCAGCGTCCAGTTGAAGCTCGGCGAATTGTTGTAGACCAGCTTGGCATTCGGAATGACTTCGCGGATGCGCGAGACCATGCCGCCGATCTGGCCGATGTGGGGCTTCTCGGTCTCGATCCAGAGCAGGTCGGCACCGTTCTGCAGCGACTGGATGCAGTCGAGCACGCAGCGGTCCTCGCCGGTTCCGGGACGGAACTGATAGAGGTTGCTCGCCAGGCGCTTGGGGCGCATCAGCTTGCCGTCGCGGCTGATCAGGACATCGCCGTGGCCGAGCTTTGCGGCATCGACTTCCTCGCAATCGAGGAACGCGTTGTACTGGTCGCCGATATCGCCGGCTTCACGAACGAAGGCGATCTGCTTGGTCAGTCCGGCGCCGAGCGAGTCGGTGCGGGCAACGATGACGCCGTCGTCAACGCCCAGTTCCATGAAGGCGTAGCGAACCGCGCGGATCTTCGCGATGAAGTCCTCGTGCGGAACCGTGACCTTACCGTCCTGGTGGCCGCACTGCTTTTCGTCCGAGACCTGGTTTTCGATCTGGATGCAGCAGGCGCCCGCCTCGATGAACTTCTTGGCGAGGAGGTACGTGGCCTCAGCATTGCCGAAGCCGGCATCGATGTCGGCGATGATCGGAACGACGTGCGTTTCGTAGTTGTCGATCGCGGCCTCAAGGCGCCTGGCTTCCATTTCGTCGCCGGCGTCGCGGGCCTTGTCGAGTTCGCGGAACATCATGCCCAGTTCGCGTGCGTCGGCCTGCTTGAGGAAGGTGTAGAGTTCCTCGATGAGGGCCGGGACGGAAGTCTTCTCGTGCATCGACTGGTCGGGCAGCGGGCCGAACTCGCTGCGCAGGGCGGCAACCATCCAGCCCGAGAGATAGAGGTAGCGGCGCTTGGTCGAGCCGAAGTGCTTCTTGATGGAAATCATCTTCTGCTGACCGATGAAACCGTGCCAGCAGCCCAGCGACTGGGTGTAGTTCGCGGGATCTGCGTCATAGGCGGCCATGTCCTCGCGCATGATGCGCGCGGTGTAGCGGGCGATGTCGAGGCCGGTGTTGAAGCGGTTCTGCAGGCGCATGCGCGCAACCGATTCGGGCTCGATCCCGGTCCAGTTGGGTTCGGTGCCGATGGTGCGGCCCGCCTCGATGATCTTCTGCTGGTAGGTCATGATTCGCTTTTCCCGTAAGCACTGGTGTTGCCGTTCGATGGGTCTGAGCTAGGCAGGAATTGCGCCGCGGGAAATGGCCCGCGA
Coding sequences within:
- a CDS encoding MATE family efflux transporter; protein product: MTTKIAAPSVAPEADTTRLLWTIALPAMLTNIATALFGLADMWAIGRLGDAPAQGAVELGAKYMMALLNVFNFLRTSTVALTAQSAGRRDSGEQAETLVRALAVSLGIGAVLLATMHVAIPLGLDLLEASGQVREGASDYIEIRYWAGPIWLANCVLVGWLIGQRLVRHVLVVEITANAVHIALDLLLVLVAEWGVTGVATATLSSEALKFVLLLAIVLRQPASREAWGAFARRITWRREALLRLFALNRDLFVRTLLLNAAILIFARSGAQQGAVTLAGNGILFQLFMLSALLLDGFENAAQVLCGEALGARDRSRFSATVRKALIWGGVTGLFLSLAYMLGGPWLAARFNTDSAVIAETGTYVFWVALLPLLGVASFVLDGVFVGAGWTRAMLGTMAVAMAVYGVLIWLLHPLGNHGLWLAFTLFFVVRAIGQIIVLPRLTRRSFSCDGK
- a CDS encoding 1-phosphofructokinase family hexose kinase, whose product is MKSIATLTMNPTIDVSYDVGQMRHTHKMRTDNERYAPGGGGINVARVFVRLGGNARCYYLSGGATGPALDGLIDRHQLVRTRIPIAGPTRIASAVFEHETGKEYRFVPKGPQIAESEWRTCLEQVGEAQCDYMVLSGSLPPGVPDDFYARISELLRPRGIKIVLDSSGRALAAGIEAGGLALLKPSLGELQSYIGRTLEGADAIGEAAMGIVEARKAHLVAVTMGHEGAILARKEGPVSLPAITIEAASAVGAGDSFVAGMIFALASGQSETEAFRLGLASGSAAVLRAGADLAHPREIESLLQRVAAI
- a CDS encoding bifunctional diguanylate cyclase/phosphodiesterase; this encodes MQSGAPANEQAQSSLEHALQAASLAERRLREAIEVLPEGIVFLDAEGRYVLWNRQYAEIYSRSADLLEPGVKLEDTLRIGVERGDYPEAAGREEEWLAHRLSLMHKPGIRHEQRLSNGRCIMIEERKTGDGGTIGIRVDITDLKQKEETFRLLFERNPIATLVCDVNRGEIRSANEAACAFFGYETSEMAGMPIAALFPPATRSEAEAMLAAECPDTNECWQMVRRDGDAVEAVISTRLSQMEGYAATIVSIFDVTERRRIEQRMAHMARHDELTGLANRAHCREHLRDALHRARRGETVTIALVDLDHFKAVNDTYGHQFGDLLLTEAAMRMRELIPPDALLCRIGGDEFAVIFRRSSQTQTELVGRAIITALSEPFYVKGNMIHIGATVGFASSPNDSSDPETLLRFADLALYAAKGDRRGSCRSFEARMDHAAQEKNKLEKDFRKAVRNGELEVFYQPLVNLESGAIECYEALARWNHAERGCVSPEIFVPLAEEMGLIDQVGRFVLQTACTEAMRWPHDVKLSVNVSPLQFRNGNLLSTVINALSASGLPAERLELEITEAVLMEKGPRPAAIIRNLRAFGIGISLDDFGTGYSSLSYLLNYPFTKIKIDKSFVLSLHEETNSRAVIRAVIGLGRSLGLTVAAEGIEREIERDYLRSEGCVQGQGFLFGRAEPAYALAVTQQRDAA
- a CDS encoding isocitrate lyase — encoded protein: MTYQQKIIEAGRTIGTEPNWTGIEPESVARMRLQNRFNTGLDIARYTARIMREDMAAYDADPANYTQSLGCWHGFIGQQKMISIKKHFGSTKRRYLYLSGWMVAALRSEFGPLPDQSMHEKTSVPALIEELYTFLKQADARELGMMFRELDKARDAGDEMEARRLEAAIDNYETHVVPIIADIDAGFGNAEATYLLAKKFIEAGACCIQIENQVSDEKQCGHQDGKVTVPHEDFIAKIRAVRYAFMELGVDDGVIVARTDSLGAGLTKQIAFVREAGDIGDQYNAFLDCEEVDAAKLGHGDVLISRDGKLMRPKRLASNLYQFRPGTGEDRCVLDCIQSLQNGADLLWIETEKPHIGQIGGMVSRIREVIPNAKLVYNNSPSFNWTLNFRQQVFDAWSAAGRDVSAYDRAKLMSVDYDGTDLAAEADERIRTFQKDAAREAGIFHHLITLPTYHTAALSTDNLAKEYFGEAGMLGYVKGVQRQEIRQGIACVKHQNMAGSDIGDDHKEYFAGEAALKAGGEHNTMNQFAA